The Populus nigra chromosome 4, ddPopNigr1.1, whole genome shotgun sequence genome contains the following window.
TTGGTCATAATATTGACATTTTGGTTAGAAGCGTCTATGGTATGAAGTAGGGTGGCTCGAATTATTGTTACGTCGTTGGTCTTAAGATGGGCCATTTGAAGAATAGTGTTGGCCTTGTTGACGTGAAGGTCTGTTTCCTCTGTTACTTCCCCTTGGTTGCTGGGTTGCAAGGAAACCAGAACAATGACTGGTGAAATTTGTAGCAGCCACGAGTTGCTATGTAGCAGCCTCTATCCTCCTCAAGTAGCTCTGATGCCCAATAAGCAGATTATGGAGTTATTCAAAAGCAAGAGATTTTTATATTGCTTGAATAGGAGTTGCGATCTCACAGAATTCAGGACCTAACCCTTGGAGGACATATAGGGTTAAGTCGTCATTGGAGATGAGATGATCAATAAGAGTAATCTCATCAGCCCAGCTTTTAACCGTATGAAGATACTCTGGGATCGGTCGATTTCCACACTGAATCAAGGTCAGTTTTTCCTTGAGTTGCATTGCCCTTGTACGTGATTTGCTTGCCTACagagttgataattttttccatACCTCATATGAGATTTTGGTTGTGGCAATGAGGGGCGTGATTGTGGGTGAGGTAGATGCAAGAATGACATTAAAAATTAGCTTATCTTGCCTAACCCAATGATTTTTCGTGGCTCTAGATGGTGGGGTGCCATTAGAGGAGGGGCATTGTGATTCTCCATTGACATAATCAGGAGGGCTTCAAATTGTGCTCGCCATTAAGGAAAAGATGAGGGTGTGAGTTTCTCATTGATCTGAGTTGTGATGTTGAAAACAACAAGAGAGAGTTCTGGGAAGGAGACAGGTTGATTTGCGAAAgacatgtgtgaaatgaaaatcaaattctcGTTAAAGAGATGATGTTCTGATACCATATAGAGTAGTGATATTATTCAAGAGTTCACAATAGAATTTTCAACATGCTTTCATTGATCCTTAGGATGTTGTTTTATACTAACCTTACAAATCTATCTAAGGAaaaatatagcaatcaaaagttattCAAGgacataatatattttcttaaatgtaTCAACTTACAAGGCATGATTCTAGGCTTGGTTGTTGCTGCAAATCACTTCTAGATTTCATGTgaatttgaaattgattcttGCTTTGTGTCACCTTCTTTAATAGGAGGGTTATTGACCTTTGTATTGTGGGCGCTTCATCAATGTGAGTAGTTAACTCATCAAGTGAGAATGCCCATAGAAATTTTTTCATCTACACAAAAGCAATTAAAGGTCATACCTCTTTCATAACAGGTGACTCCTCTATTAGCACCACCATCTATACTTGTATTATTATGTGCAGAAAACTCTATTTTGAGAGGAAACAAgccaaaataatatgaaagagATTATGTATATGAACTCCATGCTCTCACAAGtctaataaaaactatatttgttGTCATAAAGAGTGTTCTCTAAATGGATGCTCAAGATGCAACAAAGGGAAGTCAATGGACATATCAGCACGTTAACGGTCATAAGTGTGGCCATCACCGTCACCATCATTCTCCATTTAGGATTTCATTGGGTAGCTTAGACAGGAAGCAAATCCAGAGGGAGGTTAAGCAAGGGCGGAGCCTTGTAGGAAGCTTAGGTGGGTTGTagcccaggtaaaaaaaattaatgctgaTCTAATATGTCAATAGTTCCTAAATTAATAGGAAAATAGCCCATGCTTTTCGTCCCAAGTGGAATGCCAAAAGAAGCAAGCAAAGGGGTTACCATTTTAAGTGCGCAAAGTTAGTCATAGGGAAACCTCTAAGTTCTTTCTAACCTCCGACTCATTAAACTTTGATGGCTTGCttactttttttgtttagcTTGTTCCCTTTGTGGTGTCATTCTTTCAACTTTgtcataaaaaatctaataacccattttttctttgttgtttttatagaaaacctattataaataattaattggttgtttttctttgttttttttacagaaaACCTAACACATAATTAATTGGTTGTTTTCTTTTGCCTTTTGCAAAAAACCtaaacacaaataattaattggtgTGAGAATAAGATTTACATGCTTTCCAAATAACCTAGAGTTTtaccttttttcttctcaacaGTGTACCAAGAGCTACAAAAGTATAAAATCACCAGGTAATAATTTACAAGCTCTAACttttcaatttgaattcaatattTTACATTCATTGCAATAGACTGTACCCTGAAAATCTAATAGTTTGAATACGtagagtttttttaatactttaataGGTCTCAATTTATACGTTATGATTCGTTGAATACTTTATTAAGTGTATTGTCTTAGTTTATGTAGAGTAGAATAAAGCGTGACCAAATTGTTTAATGATAGTTTCTCTTtcgtatgtttttttaatgaaccaTTTtggatcatatttttttaattttttgaaaccaCTTCAAGCCAAGCTAACATGAATTTGAGTTGAGCTTGAACAAGCCAAGGTTATACACAATAACCAGAACTGAAGTTACGGGgacacaacaaaaaataaacacatgaaaaaacatGACACGGGGGTTCGAATTTAGACtcatgaaaaaacatgaaataaacacatgaaaaaataatttactagttatttcaaaattaagttCCTCAAATCTCCCCGTAATCTGcatcattattttatccttgtataTTCTGCACTTCATGAATATTCTATTGTGACATTAGTTTCTTTTCATAATGCACCTGACTTCCCTAATCCCTAATCCCTTTTACTTGAataggttataaattataatggaaAATCAAGGAAGCAAGAGAGGAAAAACTATGTTTCATTCTTTAAACCAAGTGAACAAACATCAATCAATAAAGGAAAGGAGTTCTTAGCAGATTTTATGATGATTTACATTGAAGGAGAGTTTGTTAAAGATATTGATTCAGATTCTATCATAGATGAATTCTATTCTACAAAATATTAAAGGGTGCAACTTTgatagtataatttatttttatttttatttttatatacttaaaatttattttattttttatatttatattatgtatttggattgaaattttattcttaacttgataaatttatatatacaagttaataattgatcttgaaaaataatttatatgtatttataatgTATTccaggacaaaaaaaaatcataactcagCCCTCAAGGTTAAGTCCATGGTGATAGGGTCCCTCTATCTATAAAGCATGTATTAAACGCTCATCTCTTCATAGACTTTATCTTTATTAAAGTGAAATCTTCTTAGAGATCCAATGGAGCATGTACAAATTAATTAGTGGCTCCCAAACATTTCAGTATACGGATGGTCTGGTCAGTAAACCATCGTAGAAATGTTTGCACTTTGAAGCACAAGCATGGGCGATGAACGAGTGCATTAACTAGGACGTTGAAGACGTGAATCTGCGAAGAAATACTATTACTTTATTTGTCTTTGAACTATATTTCAAAGACCACAGCATGTTTCTGATAAACAATCCCTTATGTTCAATATTTCATCAATGCAGTCGGTGGAACTCTTGCACAGACAGATTGAGAATTGGTATACATGATAAATACTCCATGCGCAGCTAGCTCCAGCAGAGATGAGTTGCCAGAATTGACTAATTAAGAACGTAAaagtacacacacacacacacagacccACTTGTATGGGCAACTGGGCATAGCTTACATGCTTATCCATGTACGAAAATGATTAAATTCagaattaaataagaaaatttattgtTGCTTTGGGCATTATTATATGGGATATTCATCTTATCCCTGAACTATATGTAATTTCTATAATTTCTCCTTTAATAGCTAAAATCTAGCAAGTAGCATCAACACATCGAAGTTTTATCTAAAGGTCTCTAAGTTCAAGTCATTAATGAAACAGGATAGTACGTAATTTAAAGGTGAGGGAGAGCTACCCAGTCTGTGACTCAAAAACTAATCTTGACTACACAGTGGACATAGCTAGCTCTAAACTcgtgagttgaaaaaaaaagtgcttGCATTTATTGAAAATGATTTACTCTCGTtttatatgtaaatatttaCGCGTGCAGTGTTGTCTTAAGAAACTTAATCTGGTTAGTAAACGAATGTACTCTTCGTGTTATCTTAATTAAAGAGTTTAAATACTACAAGAGTTGTAATAAGATAAAATCACGTGAATAAAAACACAGGTAAAACCTGATTAGAAATAAATCTAATACCCTAATTATGCTAAACAACAAGGCATGTGAATGAATCTGCCACTtctaatttgatgtttttggcagTTTCTTTTGTGAGTTTCAGGAgggttattttatatatatatatatatatatatatatatatatatagggccacacatataaaatatatgtatataattctagaaaaaattaaatatttttgcaGAGGTCGGCCCACTTGCCCCGAATCCGCCCTTGTTGTATGTATGCAAAGTACTCTTGGGTTGTGactttaatttgatcattaaaTGTTCTCGCCATTGACCCAACTGTTCCAACGCGTCACATTAAGATGCAACAATTGGAAGGCTCTACAGTGAACTTGCCCAAATAATGTAGTGGATAAACCCTATATATAGGACACTTTCATGCAAAGACTGCTTGCGAAGAACCTTCTTAATATAGCATAAGCACAAGGCCATGGGTGTGATCTCATCAAAAtgggtttcttttcttctgcTTCTCTTGTGCATTGTCCTTCATTTGAGTGCAATCAGCCTTGGTGATGACAAGCTTGACAAAACTAGATATCGAGACGATGACTGTAGGTGGAATCCAAGACGTTGTGGAGGCCGCTTTGGTGGTGGACGTGGGGGAGGActaggaggtggtggtggtagaGGTGGTGGCTTTGGCGGTGGAGCCGGAAGAGGAGGAGGGCTTGGCGGTGGTGGTGGTAAAGGTGGTGGCTTTGGCGGTGGAgccggaggaggaggagggcttggaggtggtggtggtagaggtggtggagctggaggaggaggaggacttggtggtggtggtggtggtggtaaagGTGGTGGCTTTGgtggtggagctggaggaggaggagggctTGGTGGCGGTGCTGGAGGGGGTGTTGGAGGAGGTGGTGGctttggtggtggtggaggaggaggtgtTGGAGGTGGAGCTGGTCATGGTGGAGGATTTGGGGCTGGAGGAGGTGTAGGTGGCGGAGCTGGAGGTGGTACTGGTGGAGGTGGTGGTTttggtggaggtggtggaggtggtgttggtggtgggtcaggacatggtggaggcTTTGGAGCTGGAGGAGGCGTAGGAGGCGGAGCTGGaggtgctggtggtggtggaggaggtggaggaggaggtggtggcgGTGGTATTGGTGGTAGTTCAGGTCACGGTGGGGGCTTTGGAGCTGGAGGTGGTGTAGGTGGTGGCCTCGGAGGTGGTGccggaggaggtggtggtggaggtggtggaggaggtggaggtCTAGGTGGTGGATCAGGCCATGGTGGTGGCTTTGGAGCGGGTGGAGGTCTCGGAGGTGGAGCTGGTGGAGGTttaggtggaggtggaggtggaggtgcaGGAGGTGGGCATGGTGGTGGAGCTGGTGGAGGATTTGGAGTTGGGATTGGCATTGGTGTAGGAGTTGGGGCTGGTGCCGGCCACGGGTCTGGAAGTGGTTCGGGCGGTGGTGGAGGCGGACACTAAACATGCTTCACCTTGGAAACCAAGCTTTTTGGCAATATGAAATGGACAATGCAagtaaactagaaaaatatcaGCTTGAATTCTAAAGCATCTTTTGTGATGTCAGTTTGTACGCTTAATGTTGTAAACTTGTGTTCTCATAAATTTCTCCTTGGTGCTTCCCAATTACTCGGATTTATGTATGGTCACTAAGAAATTAATTCGCAATAAAGCCCTTCTTTTCTGTGTTTCCTTGTCTGAACGATAACGGCAATTGAGTTCTTCTAAAGCCCTTCTTTTCTGTGTTTCCTTGTCTGAACGATAACGGCAATTGAGTTCTTCTAAAGCCAAAATGTCCACCACCACTTCGGGCATTTATAAGAACACCAAACAACCTTATATTAGTAATCAACCATTTCAGTTCTGCATGGATTCAGAAAACGAGGCCACTTTATTCTTCATGATGATTAATCTTTTCAGCTAAAGAGGAAAATAAGACGAATAATTCTCTTTCACTAGCTAGTAGCTACATGTtcaaaatctcaattttaaCATATATGATCATGTCCCAAGTGGAGAGGCAATCGATTTGATTATCTAAGGGGATTCAATTTGCCCTGGCCCATAACAATGGCTGCCTTTTCTCGTGTGCATATATGCATGGAGATATTCCTGCTGAAAACTCATAAATGCTCCACCCGCCAATTCACCTACTAACCAATAATTGGATGGTCAACTGCTAAACAATAATTTATGAGAAATTCTTGCAGATTCCGTGAAAAAACGAAGTTTGCAGGAAAATCCTTTATGAAATTGCTCTTGCTGACCGCAGTTTCAAAAATGTCTTTATATTAGTAGAAAATATGATGGCCAAAgagattcatatatatatatatatatatattcttgattttttttaagttttgtttttttttgtgatttttcttcaattaaattaacattgaattttgttgcgatgtcacggtcacacaaattaattacacaaacttaaataaacaagatagtatagagcaagtaagaGATTGATCCCATGAGAAAGTtttagtttagatttttatacTAGACGTTATGTAATTTGAGAGGGGTTTTGAGAGTATCTAGATTATAGTAGAATTAAACAATTAAgggaaattaaataaatcagaaaattatcaaaagaacaaaccttggtttcaagtaaacatccacctacagaaatcaaaaccaatcattgaaaagaaacatcaatttatattctgaactttatcttttcttaacatttgtTAATTAACAGATCTGGCGTACAACTAACCctaacaaacaaacaatcacagtgtctgcactagtaattgaattcaatggcagccttaagaactagataaattgattaatctaaacaacataactgtctgcagttcatgtttgatttgttcGAATGTTCTTCCTAAAATTAATAACGTAAATCTGCCatatttattaaactcagttgcttcacaagtttatataccacaactccgattttaataacaaatttaacaatagattgttcataataataacttagaatccgctctagcaattaaaataaataatcataggaaataagcatatgaaaacaaacatatttgttcatcatataaactgaaaagaaaaggtaaaataaatctcacagttcttgaaatctaaaGGTTTCTGTATCCTTAtagccaagaaaaaaagtttagccttgcatgtttattGAACAACTTATCAAAAAGAAATAAGAGTGCATGATTTCAGATTCTTTTAGAGGaaagggcttttttttttctcttttctggccgccccttttttcctttctctctttccttttataTCATAGGAAACCCTAATCCCTTTTCTACAAAATAGTTCTTGCTTaagtagaatttatttttatgtattttaataactatttttctaaaaataagaaatagccttgtataaaatattcaagctttgacttttgacttagaggagctaaattgccaaaataaagacttggatgttagtttggatgctttgggatataatttggacttgtttcttcacaaaatctaTCTACTGATAGAATTCATATgtcatcttaaaaaaatcatatctctctcatatgagatctttttcttctaaattttggTAGGATGATAGGTCTTCGagttaggaatccaaaaaaagTAAGTTTATATCAAATGGATTTCTATAGCTCAAGATATTTAAGTCGGAATGgtcaaaggtcaacactggcagaatatgagatttgactttgaaggctgcgatttccatgctctgttttttttttcttgccatatatgtatagaaaggtatggatgttagatttCTAATGTCACtgaaatcacttcatttcgacctctagagctcaagcTCTGTACAAAACATCGATCGGAGGTCAactctgccaattatctccaatttacttcctttttaatcttacatccaaaagtgccttcaaaacataaaataaaaaatatcacattttatatataaaacataggtaaaatactaggtaaatgtGGGCAAAACtctcaaataatatggttgcatcaaattcaatttcatatatgatttgaattaaattgataatacaCTATCAGAAATTCACCTAAAACCAAggaaattaccgatggaataattaTGTCGGTAAATTGCGGTGATAATTACCAACGGACACTATTCCATTCATAATTCAGTCGGTATATACTGACGGAATACTgcggtcggtatataccgacgaaatTACAAACGACATgtcagaatttttaaaaaaggtggTTCATTGATGTGGAAGTTTTTGCAGGCGATTTTACCGATGAaatcaccgagggattcaaatcAGGATCTTCATATAATTACGTGACCAATTCACCATCAGAATTgctgacggaatcaccgacagactccttctgtcggtgattccatcggcaaAAATGAATATATCACCACTCTGCCAACCTTTCCCTTCCctatttctctttctctttccccatcccaactctcccctcccaaactgcaaacaaccacccccctaaaaaaaaatccccctcttctcaacacaagtcatatttctttaagttttgtggtcacaacatctaTGTTCCgatttattatggattttatcattttctataagtaaatctatcttttttaattctaacatttaaatgttaattttaaatgtcaattttattgtttttttagtatatgtattttgttagtgtatgtacatgttttattgttatttctcaaacaaacttgtagtataaatgtataatttggtacttgttatggtttgttttagattttatgaaattgtatttgtttgtaaattgttgaaactttgttaAATTACTGAATTGCATGTGTTgtggtgaaataattaatagcttgtttaacaagtccgttttaatttttatcaatgtgaTTGCGGAGTTATAATttccataaatttatatgtGTAAATTtatatggacgttgataattgataatgaatatttatgaaAAGTTGTAATTAgcttgttggataatctcgaggtaaaccaatatttttgtaaatttatttacctaacatagttaattaatacatgttgtcatcataattttatagaggttcgatagaagtcatggatgatcgttcatggatatATGGAGATTCACtgcaaggattgcggaggatggattgtTGTAGCGGGGTTcgagattttattaatttatcaacaatTATTCTCAAACATTTTACtagaggcggtattaggtgtccatgtagGAAGTGTTCTTCAATTCATGTTACTTATAATATATTAACCTTtgcttttttattgttctttttttcaactttgCACCACCCTTACCaatcctcaacaatatagggaGTAACTTGTATACTCCTAAAGCTACTACTTCCTTTGAACCTTCAGGAGTAACTAGGtattatgttgatgatataataTGCGAGATAAGATCTGAATTTTTTGTTAAGTGTTGGAAGCGCATCAGAAATAATATCATTCATACACTATTCATTACATTTCAAACTTAGTTACTAAAGTTGAGAAGATCTTTTGATCTATAGAAGATATAATTGCTCctatattaaaagaattgtGACTAAAGTAATTAAAGATTCTAAAAAGATTAACCACTTAGAGCCTCCATTATCTTCTGTGATGACATTAGAGTAACGAACCTTAGAAATTTAAAAGCATGAAGGGTAACTCAAAGATTTTGAAGCCCTTGAAGAGGAGCCCTATAAATCTTTTTCCACCACTCATGttgatataacaaaaatagaggTACAACTTATGGAGCTTCAACACAAAAAGATCGAGATAGTGTGATCCTTCAAGGTGCATAAGAAATAGCTTTTTAAGAGAAAAGTCGTCACCTCCAGCATTCGATCAGAGATCACCATAATATCTATTTTCCTTATGATAAGTGAAGCCAAcacattcatttttaaaaaattaagaggacTATTAGAGACTAAATAAAAGGAGTTAGAAGGAAATATCTCGAAACCATAATATGTTGATATCTTAAAACCTTTTATTTGTTATATCCTTTCTTTCTCTTGGAATGCTTTTTAGTTTTGGTAACACTAGCTTATGATTTTATGTTGATAATACATACTTGATGTATTATTTTGCCCTTTTATCAATAAAGTCTATATTTTACCCTTGCTCTCGTCTTGTTACCTATTATGATTATGTTGTCTGgttatttacttttttcatGTGAACAATCATATGAGTTCAGATAGTTTTAAGGGATGGTATGACCATacttagaataatttttaagttgTCTATGTACTATTATGGATAAACGATCAAGTCACAGTGTAgttcaaagtttttttatgtttttttttttttttgcttatttgttttttgcatgAATGTAATCAAAACAAGTTTCAAGTTGCTTACATATTTTTAAGGATAAAggatcaaattgtttttatgttgttCATAATTTTAACTCTTGCAGGCTAAGAGCTACATCAAATTTCAAGCATGGTATTTCTTTAAGAATTTATCGTTGATAAGCCCAATCCTTAATTTGTTCTCATCGATGATTTTGTAAGATCTATTGGTGTAAATTTCTTTAACCATAtaaggtttttattatttagagaGGAACTTATTGTCCATGTGTTTTAACATGATTATAGGGCATCAAACTGCCAAGACAAGACCTCTTAC
Protein-coding sequences here:
- the LOC133692867 gene encoding glycine-rich cell wall structural protein 1-like, with translation MGVISSKWVSFLLLLLCIVLHLSAISLGDDKLDKTRYRDDDCRWNPRRCGGRFGGGRGGGLGGGGGRGGGFGGGAGRGGGLGGGGGKGGGFGGGAGGGGGLGGGGGRGGGAGGGGGLGGGGGGGKGGGFGGGAGGGGGLGGGAGGGVGGGGGFGGGGGGGVGGGAGHGGGFGAGGGVGGGAGGGTGGGGGFGGGGGGGVGGGSGHGGGFGAGGGVGGGAGGAGGGGGGGGGGGGGGIGGSSGHGGGFGAGGGVGGGLGGGAGGGGGGGGGGGGGLGGGSGHGGGFGAGGGLGGGAGGGLGGGGGGGAGGGHGGGAGGGFGVGIGIGVGVGAGAGHGSGSGSGGGGGGH